The Armatimonadota bacterium region CACGGCTGCACCGGCAAGGGCAATGACCAGGTGCGCTTCGAAGTCACCTATCAGGCGCTCGCGCCGGAGATGCGCGTGATCGCCCCGGCTCGCGAGTGGGGCATGACCCGGGAGGAAGAGATCGACTACGCCGCCAAGTTCGGTATCCCGGTCCCGGTGGGCAAAGGCAGCCCGTATTCCACCGACACCAATATGTGGGGCCGCTCCATCGAGTGCGGGCTCATCGAGGACCCGTCCAAAGAAGCCCCCGAAGATGCCTGGCAGTGGACCGTCAGCCCCATGGATGCCCCCGACCAGCCCACGTACGTGACCATCACCTTCGAATCCGGAGTGCCCGTTGCCCTGGATGGCGTGAAGATGGGCGGCGTCGAACTGGTCGCGAAGCTCAACAAACTCGGCGGGGCCAATGGCGTGGGTCGCGTGAACATGCTGGAGAACCGCCTGGTGGGGATCAAGTCCCGCGAGCTTTACGAGACGCCGGCGGCCACGATCCTCCTGGCCGCTCACCGCGACCTTGAGAGCATGACACTGGACCGCGAGACCGCGCATTTCAAGCCCTATCTCGAACTGCGTTACGCGGAACTCGTGTATTACGGCCTGTGGTTCACCCCGCTGCGCCAGTCCATCGACGCCTTCATGGCCGAAACCCAGAAGCGCGTGAACGGGAACGTCACGGTGAAACTTTACAAAGGAACCTGCGAGGCGGTTGCGCGGGAATCAGAGAACTCCCTGTACGACTACTCACTCGCGACCTACGACGCGGCGGACAAGTTCGACCACACAGCGTCGGTGGGGTTCATCAAGGTCTTCGGCATGGGTGCGAAAGTCAGCGCCGCCGTGGACCGGAAGAATGGGTTGTAGAGCGCGAAGGCAAGACATCGCATGATCGGTCTGGTGGCGTCCCGGATGGAGCAGGTACGAGCCCTCTGCCGCGAGTTCCACGTGCGGCGGCTGGAGCTCTTCGGCTCGGCGGTTGGCGACCAGTTCGATCCGGAGACGAGCGACCTCGACTTCCTGGTGGAGTTCCTGCCGCTCAGAGAGGGCCACAGGGCGGACGCGTACTTCGGGCTGCTCGAAGGCCTTCAGGCCCTCTTCGGACGCCCCGTGGATCTGGTGATGGTGCGGGCGGTGCAGAACCGGTACTTCCTTGAAGCCATCGAGGAGCAGCGCGAGGTGCTCTATGCGGCGTGAGGCCAGAAAGCTCCTGGAGGACATCCGCCAGGCTGCGGGGTTCATCCGCGGCTTCGTGTCGGGCCGGACCTTCGAGGACTATGATGATGACATTCTGCTCAGGTCGGCAGTGGAACGGCAACTGGAGATCATTGGCGAAGCCCTCAACCAGCTCACTCGAACCGACCCGGCTGCAGCCGGCAGCATCACCGCGTCGCCGCGCATCATTGCCTTCCGGAACATTCTGATACACGGCTATAGCATCGTGGAGAACGAGGTGGTCTGGGACGTGGTGCAGACGCACCTGCCCGCGCTCAACCAGCAAGTGGCCGCACTGATCGCCGAGGAGACGTCTGACCCGCCGCACGGAGAGTGAGACCGCCCACCATGCCCACAGAGCCCATCCACCGCCCTTGGCGCGGGGTTATCGAAGAGTACCGACAGTTCCTCCCGGTCAGCGACAAGACCCCCGTGGTCACGCTGCTCGAGGGTGGCACGCCGCTCATCGAGA contains the following coding sequences:
- a CDS encoding argininosuccinate synthase; this translates as MAEKCVLAYSGGLDTSVAIRWIAEKYNVDVIAVAVDVGEEKDYEGIRAKGEQVGAVKSVVCDRKEAFFNDYITRAIAANLMYEHKYPAFTALARPLLAQTQVEVAKAEGATLLAHGCTGKGNDQVRFEVTYQALAPEMRVIAPAREWGMTREEEIDYAAKFGIPVPVGKGSPYSTDTNMWGRSIECGLIEDPSKEAPEDAWQWTVSPMDAPDQPTYVTITFESGVPVALDGVKMGGVELVAKLNKLGGANGVGRVNMLENRLVGIKSRELYETPAATILLAAHRDLESMTLDRETAHFKPYLELRYAELVYYGLWFTPLRQSIDAFMAETQKRVNGNVTVKLYKGTCEAVARESENSLYDYSLATYDAADKFDHTASVGFIKVFGMGAKVSAAVDRKNGL
- a CDS encoding nucleotidyltransferase domain-containing protein, with amino-acid sequence MIGLVASRMEQVRALCREFHVRRLELFGSAVGDQFDPETSDLDFLVEFLPLREGHRADAYFGLLEGLQALFGRPVDLVMVRAVQNRYFLEAIEEQREVLYAA
- a CDS encoding DUF86 domain-containing protein encodes the protein MRREARKLLEDIRQAAGFIRGFVSGRTFEDYDDDILLRSAVERQLEIIGEALNQLTRTDPAAAGSITASPRIIAFRNILIHGYSIVENEVVWDVVQTHLPALNQQVAALIAEETSDPPHGE